The Synechococcus sp. RS9916 DNA segment GCTCGATCCCGAACGTGGATCCATGGCAGCGGTGGCCGAAGCCGCCCGCAACCTCAGCTGCGTCGGCGCGGAACCCCTGGCGGTCACCGACAACCTCAATTTCCCCTCTCCCGAAACCGATCGGGGGTATTGGCAGTTGGCACTGGCGTGTCGTGGTCTGTCAGAAGCCTGCCGCAGCCTGAACACGCCGGTCACCGGCGGCAATGTCTCCCTCTACAACGAGACCCGCGGTGATGACGGCGTTCTCACCCCCATTCATCCCACGCCAGTGGTGGGCATGGTGGGCATGGTCGCCGACATCGACAAGGTGTGCGGCCTGGCCTGGCGTCAGGCCGGTGATGCGGTTGTGTTGCTGGGTGCATCCGCTGATCAGACCGATGATGACCGTCTTGGTCTCGCCGGCAGCAGCTACCAGGGCGTGATCCATGGATTGCTCACCGGTCGTCCTCCTCGGGTGGACCTTGACCTGGAGGCTCGGGTGCAGGCCACCGTGCGCGAGGCGATCGACAAAGGCCTGCTGGCGTCGGCGCATGATTGCAGTGACGGCGGCCTGGCTGTGGCCCTGGCGGAGTCGTCGCTGGCGTCAGGCCGTGGGGCTGAGATCCGTCTGGGCGCGTCCAATGCGCGTTTGGAGCGGCGCCTGTTCGCTGAAGGTGGTGCTCGCATCGTGGTGTCGGTGAAGGCCGAGTGTCTGGCCGCTTGGCAGACCTTGCTGGCTGCGGCCCAGGTCCCGTCCCAGGAGCTTGGGGTGGTTGCTGATCACACCCAGCTGCGCATCGAGGCAGATGGGCAGGCGGTTCTCGCTCTGGGTGTTGACGCTCTGCAATCCACCTTCGAGCAGGCTCTGCCCCGTCGTCTTGAGGTCGCGTGAGCGGCGGTGGGGGCGTGATGCAAAATTGCGAAGGAAGTCTGAAGTTGAGGCGGCCTGTGCATCAGCCCATCGCAGAGCGGCCCGATCGGATGGAGGAGGCCTGCGGGGTCTATGCCGTGCTGGCTGAAGGGCAGCCCGTGGCCAACCTCACCTACTTCGGCCTGTATTCGCTTCAGCATCGCGGCCAGGAATCGGCGGGGATCGCCGTGTTCAACGAGGGCAAGGTGCGTCTGCACAAAGACATGGGCCTGGTGAGCCAGGTGTTTGATCAGGACGTGCTGGCCCGCATGCCCGGCAACCTGGCCATCGGCCATAACCGCTATTCCACGACTGGAAGCAGCAAGGTCTGCAATGCCCAGCCGGTGGTGTTGATGACCCGGCTCGGCCCCTTTGCCTTCGCCCATAACGGCAATCTCGTCAATGCTGCTGAGCTGCGTCAGAAGCTTGATGACGGTCAAACCGAGTTCGCGTCCACCACTGATTCGGAACTGATCGCCTTCGCGATTCAGCAGGCCGTGAATCGCGGACTGGATTGGAAGCCAGCCATTAAGGAAGCGGCCACGATGTGTCGTGGTGCCTTCAGTCTGGTGATTGGCACCTCCACCGAGCTCTACGCCTTGCGCGATAGCTATGGCGTTCGCCCTCTGGTGTTCGGTCGCTTTGGTGAAGCGGAGAGTGGCCACTGGGTGGTGAGCAGCGAAACCTGCGGCCTCGACATCATCGGCGCCTCCTACGAGGCGGATGTGGAGCCTGGTGAGTTGGTCACCTTCCGCCTGGGTGACATCCAGCCCACCCGCGAACAGTGGGCTGAGCCGTCGACCCGCATGTGCGTGTTCGAAATGATCTATTTCGCGCGCCCCGACAGCCGTTTCTTTGGTGAGTCGCTCTACAGCTATCGCCAACGCATTGGTCAGGTTCTGGCCCGTGAATCCGCGGTGGAAGCGGATCTGGTGATTGGTGTGCCTGATTCCGGCATTCCCGCGGCCATCGGTTTTTCTCAGGCCAGTGGCATTACCTTTGCCGATGGTCTGATCAAGAACCGCTACGTCGGCCGCACCTTCATTCAGCCCACCCAGGCCATGCGTGAGGCCGGCATCCGCGTCAAGCTCAATCCCCTCCCCGATGTGCTGGCTGGGAAGCGGGTGGTGGTGATCGATGATTCGATCGTGCGGGGCACCACCAGTCGCAAGCTGGTGCAGGCCCTTCGGGACGCTGGCGCCACGGAGGTGCACATGCGCATTAGTTCACCGCCGGTGACCCATCCCTGCTTCTACGGCATCGATACCGACACCCAGGACCAGCTGATTGCGGCTCGCCTGACGGTGAAGGAAATCGAAGCCCATCTCAAGGTCGATAGCCTGGCTTACCTCAGCAAGGAAGGGATGGTGGAAGCTGCCCATGCCAGTTCCGAGCACTTCTGCACCGCTTGTTTCGATGGTGCTTATCCGATTCCGATGGATGCGTCGGTCAGCTCCAGCAAGTTGATGTTGGAGCCTTCAGGGGTGGCCGCCACCAAGAGCTGAGTCAGGTCAGCAGCGGCACCAGCTGGCTCAGCTGTTCATCGGTTTTGAGGGTGAGAGCGGTGGAACCCTCGTTGCCGCCTAACTCGGCACTCAAGATCCGGCCGTGACGGCCTTTGCTGGTCACCACCCCCACCAGATCGGCACAGGTGCAGGCCGACACCAGGCGATCCGCATCGTTGCCTTTGCCCTGCAGGGTAATGGCCATTTCTCCCAGATCGCCGCGCTTGCAGCGGCGCAGTGAGCTCAGGGACAAGCGCCTCAGGGCGCCGTTGCGGCTGCCCACCAGCAGGTTTTCTCCTCCGGCGGATTGGCTGACGGCTCCCACGAGGGTTTCGCCCGGCAACATGCGCATGGTCATCGGTCCCTGGGCGAGCTTGCCCATCAAGGGAAGGTTGTCGTCCTGCACCGGTAGGCAGAGCACCCGGCCGATGTCACTGATCAGGGTCACGGTGCCGCCGTCTTCGCAGATCACGGCCGACAGCAACGACACACCATCCTTCAACTTCAGGATCGTGGCAGCCCGGCCTGAAAGCTCCTGGACGTCATCGAGGGGCAGTCGTTTGAAGCGTCCGTCGGTGCTCAGCAGGCCGAGGGAAAGACGGGTATTGGTGCTGGCGTCGTCTGCAGCGGGGAGGCGCAACAGGCTGACCACGGGATCCCCCTCGAGCGCTGTGGGCAGGAAGCGTTCCAGGCCGCCTGGTTGCTGACCGGCGAATTCCCAGCGCAGCAAGGCCATACGGCCACTGGCGGTGAGCACGAGCAGGCGTGGTGCGGGTTGGATCGGCAGGATCAGCTGTGCCGGTGAGGGTTCATCCCCCAGCCCAACGGCTTCGTTGAGATGCAGGCGTCCCAGCAGCTGGGGGCTCACCACTTTCACTTGCCCATCGTTCTGGATCAGCAGGCGACCATCCGAGGGCAGGGCGCCCAGAGCCTGGCGCCGTTGCAGTTCCGCGTTCGGACGCTGATTCGCAGCCTTTTCCGCCAGTAGATGGTCGCCACCTTCGATCAGGCGGGTGCGGCGCGGTGTGGCGAAGCGTTTCTTGAGTTGCTTCAGCTCCTGCACCATGGCATCCAGCAACTGATCGCGTTCCTGCAGCAGCAACTGAAGACGTTCCCGTTCCAGGCGCAGTTCTTGCGCCTCATTGCGCAGGCTTTCCTGCTCAAGACCGGTGAGCCGCCGTAGTGGCATGGCCAGCACTGCATCGGCCTGACGTTCCGTCAGATCGAGATGCACCATCAGGCTGGCGCGGGCGGAGGCGGCATCCTTCGCTTCCTGGATCATGGCGATCACCCGCTGGAGCGAGTCCAGGGCCGTGATCAAACCTTCCACCACTTCCAGGCGGTCCTCGGTTTTACGCAGCGCATGGGTGGTGCGCCGGATCATCGTCAGTTCCCGGTATTCCAGGAAGGTCTGCAATAACTGACGCAGTGAGAGCTGCTGGGGCTGTCCGTTCACCAGGGCCAGCAGGATGGCGCCGAAATTGCTTTGCAGTGACGTGCGTCGCTGCAGGTCCACCAGGACCTTTTCAGGATCGGCGTCACGGCGCAGTTCCACCACGACCCGCATGCCTTCGCGGTCGCTTTCGTCGCGGATGTCGGCAATGCCGCCGATTTTTCCGTCATTGACCTGTTCCGCCAGTTTTTCGATCCAGCCCGCTTTGCTCAGCTGATAAGGCAGTTCCGTGATCACCACGGCACCACGTTTATGCCGCCCCTTTCCGGGTTGGATTTCTTCGATGTGGGCCACGCCACGCATCGGGATGCTGCCGCGTCCTCGCAGGTAGGTGTCGCGGACGCCACTGCCCAGTAACACTTCTCCGCCGGTGGGGAAGTCGGGGCCGGGGATCAGCGCCAGCAGTTTGTCGTCGCTGAGATCGGGTTTGCGCACCAGGGCGATCAAGCCATCGACCACTTCACCGAGGTTGTGGGGAGGGATGCTGGTGGCCATCCCCACGGCGATGCCGGCACATCCGTTCAGCAGCAGGAACGGCAGTTGGGCGGGCAGAACGGTCGGTTCTTGCTGGGAACCATCGAAATTGGGGGCGAAATCGACGGTGTCATCGCCGATCTCATCGAGCAGGGCCTGGTGGGAAATCGGCGCCAGCCGCGTTTCCGTGTAACGCATGGCGGCCGGAGGGTCATCGTCCACCGAGCCGAAGTTGCCATGGCCGTCCAGGAGTGGATGGCGACTGGAGAAGGTTTGAACCTGGCGGACCAGGGCGTCATAAACCGCCTGGTCGCCGTGGGGGTGGTACTTGCCCAACACGTCACCGACCACGCGGGCGCATTTGCGATAGGGCCGGTCGGGGGTAAGGCCCAGTTCGTGCATCGCGTAGAGGATGCGGCGCTGCACGGGTTTGAGGCCATCGCGGGCATCGGGCAGGGCCCGACCCACGATCACGCTCATCGCGTATTCGAGGTAGGAGCGCTGCATCTCCTGATGCAGGGCGATTGGTTCAACGCGCTCCTCGGCCATCCGTGTCTGGAACTACTGCGAGCAGACGGGGCTCAGCCTACAGATGTCTTCCGGTTTGACCAGCCCTGTTCAGGGTGTGCTGCTGGGATCGGCATTGGCCTGGGCCCGTTCCACGGCATCTTGAAGACGGCTGTCTGTCAGGAGATTGCGGGTGGCCACACGCAGGTTGAGCCCCCAGAGCTGGCCCTTCTGATAGTCGGGCAACACATAGTTGGGATCCTGCTGAAGCGCTGTGCGGGCAAGGCTCAGCGCTTCTTCACTGCCGGGGGTTTCCCGGTTGAGGGCCGCTGCGAGGGCCAGCATCGGTTCGGCATTGCGCTCGATCGTCAGCACCTGGCGCCAACGTTTGATCGCTTCGCTGGTGTTACCCATTTCAAACAACACCAGGCTTTGATTGTTGATGGCTTCCCAGAAGCTGGGATTGAGCGTTGAAGCCTTCTCGAACGCGCTCAGGGCGGCTCGATAGTGGGTCTGCATCACCCGGGCGTTGCCAAGATCGAAGTAGGCCGAAGCGTTCTTGGGATCCAGCTTCAGCCCTTTGTCGAGCAGGGGGATGGCGTCATTCGGGCGGTTGTCTCGCAACGCCAGGGAGGCTTCTGCAAACCAGAGGCCGGCATTGTTGGGGTCGAGTTTCTTGGCGCGGGCCAGTGATGCGGCAGCTGGCTTGAGCTGTTTGCTGCGCAGTTGCGCTTCTGCCAGCACAGCCCAGAGCCGTTCATCGTTGGGCCGCAGGCGCACGGCTAGAGCAGCCAGGCGCGCGGCTTCTTCCGGTTGTCCCAGGGTGAGCAGCTGGGCAGCGGTTCGACCAATGCCGATGGCGGACCCTTCCAGCTCCGTTGCGCTGGGGATGTAAACCGTGGGCACGAGAGCTTTGGCCGGCATGCTTCCCACAACGGTGGTGGATGCCACCAGCAGGGCCGCGCACCACGAACGTTGGAATCGGCCCATCATTTCGATCCAGATGGGTTCAGGGTAGGCATGCTCTCCGGTTGCGCTGCACGGGCATTGCGCCGCCACATCCAGGGTTTGATGCGTCGCAGTGCTGAGCCGCGTAGTTTCTCCTGCCAGGTGGCGTCATCCCAGCTCAGGGCCTGCTCGCGGCTGAGGTCCAGCAGCCAGTCCCGCGGTTGCAGGTCGGGATCGGTGCTGCTGGGGAGCGATCGCTGATTCCAGGGGCACACGTCTTGGCAGATGTCGCATCCCGCCACCCAGGGCCCGAGGGCATTAGCGATCGTCGCTGGCAGCGTTTCTGCCCTGTTTTCGATCGTGTGAAAGGCCAGACATCGATTGGAGTCAACGACAAAGGGCTCTGTGATCGCTTGGGTCGGGCATGCCTCCAGACAAGCGTTGCAGCGACCGCAGAGCGGGATGGCCGGGGGGTCCGGTGTGAGTTCGAGATCCACCAGCAGATGCCCGATCACCATCCAGGAGCCCCGTTGCGGGTGGATCAGGTTGCTGTGCTTTCCGATCCAGCCCAGGCCGGCTTCCTCTGCCCAGGCTTTGTCCAGCAGGGGATCGGCATCCACGCAGGCACGCCAGCGCGTTCCAGGCCGTTCGCTTTCCAGCCAGCGCCCCAGCCGTTTCAAGCGCTGGCTCACCACGCGGTGGTAATCCCGGCCCCAGCCGTAGCGGGCGATGGCCAGTCGACCTGGTTTTCGCTCGTGGTTGACGTGGTAGTTCAGCCCGACGGCCAGGAGACTGTTGGCTCCCTCCAGCAGTAGGCCCGCGTCCTTGCGCCGGGGGGCGGCCATCCAGCCCATGTCGGCCTGGTACCCGGCCTCCAACCAGCGTTCGAGGGCAGCGGTACGTAATTGAAGCCGGGCGCTGCCGGGTAGACGCGCCACCCCCACCGGGTTGAAGCCCTGCTCCCGCGCCTTCGCCTTCAAGGCTTGCGTGAGTCGGTGTTGATCGGGTTGATGGCCCACGGAAACTGACCGTAAAATTGGGCACCTTCTGGCAGTCTGCCGTGTCCGCCACACCTTCGGGCTCTTCCTCCAATTTGCGTCTTGCGCCCGTTCTGCGTTGGCTTGGCATCACCCTGGTGGTGCTGCTGGTGCTCCAACTGGCGGTGATTGTTGGCGCAGCCGATTGGAGTGATCCTGCGTTCCAACAGCTGCTGATTGAGCGTCTGGTGAATCAGGCGCCCATGGGTCTGGTGGGTCTGTTGCTGATGCTGATCGGCTCCCGTCTTGATCACCCCGGAGCGGCGCGAACCCCGATTCGTTGGGTGGTGTGTGTGCTCTCTTTCCTGTTCACGGTTGCCATGATCGCCGTGGTGCCGATGGCCATCACCGGCAATCAGACCCTTGCCGGTCAGGCCGATCAGACCCTTGACCAGAAGAAGGGGCAGTTGGAGATGGCCCGTCAGCAGTCCAAAGAGCCTGAGGCGCTCAAGATGCTGGGCGAGAACCTCGCCGCTGCCGGTCAACTGCCTGCAGGCGCCTCTGATGAAGACAAAGCCAAGGCTGCAAAGCAGTTTGTTGAGGGGCAACTGGCCCAGATGGATGAGCAGATTCAGCAGGCTGAGCGTCAGCGCAACCTGGCTGTGAACCAGCGACGCTTCGGTGGCACGTTCAGTGCGGTGGTTCTGGCGATTGCCTTCGCTCTGCTTGCTCTCGCGTCTGTGCTCTGACCACTCGTTAGGTTGGACGCATCATGTCGGCCCCAAGCCCCGGTCGTCCCTTGGTGCAGTCCAACCCCAGACCCGATCTGCCGCTCGGCTCCAGACTCCAGCAGGATCTCAAAAATGATCTGATTGCTGGCTTGCTGGTGGTCATCCCGCTGGCCACCACCATCTGGCTTGCCACGATCGTGAGCCGTTTCGTGTTGGCGTTTCTGACGTCGATCCCGAAGCAGTTCAATCCGTTCATCACGCTCAACCCCCTGCTTCAGGATCTGATCAACCTGACGCTGGGGCTCACGGTGCCTCTGCTCGGCATCCTCCTGATCGGACTGATGGCCCGCAATATCGTGGGCCGCTGGCTGCTGGAGTTCGGTGAGGGAACGCTGCAGCGCATCCCTCTGGCAGGTTCGGTCTACAAGACCCTCAAGCAGCTGCTTGAGACTTTCTTGCGTGACAACTCCACCCGTTTTCGTCGGGTTGTGTTGGTGGAATATCCCCGTGAGGGCCTGTACAGCGTTGGTTTTGTGACCGGAGTGGTTGGCCCTTCCCTCCAGGCTGAGTTGCAGGAGCCGCTGCTGAGCGTGTTCATTCCAACGGCACCTAACCCCACCACCGGTTGGTACACCCTCGTGCCAGAAACATCCGTCCGGGAGCTCGATATCTCGGTGGAGGATGCCTTCCGCACCATTATTTCCGCTGGCATCGTCAATCCCGATGAGCGCGAGGCCCCGGTGAACCGCAGTTTTTCGAGTTTGATCGCCCAGCTGCGAGCATCGGTATCCCCCTCGTCATCCACGTCTGGGGTCTGACCTCCTTCCCGTCCTTCTTTATCGGTTCTCCATGCAGTCCCGTTCTCTGGCCCGTGAGCTGGCACTGCTGGTGCTGGGTCAGCTCTCTGATCGTGATCAAGCGGATGCGGCAGATCTTCCGTTGGATTCGGTGCTGCAGAAGGCTCTCGACACCCTGCATCAGCACTGGCGTGAGTCCCTCGACACCTGTGCCACTGATCTGGAGAAAGCGCAGCAAGCCTTGCTTGACAGTGAATTGCAGGACGGTGGTGATGGCCAATCTCCGGTGGTGCGTGACCACCTGCGCACGTCGCTCACCACGGCTGAGCAAGTGCTGAATGGGCTCTCCAGCAGCCTTGAGCTTCCGCGTTTGCTCGCTCTTGCGGATCAGGAGACCGTGCGTCATGGAGCCATGCGCCGTGTGACTCTCGTGATGGAACAGCGCAGCAGCATTGATGCCCGTCTCGACGGTGTGATGGAAGGTTGGCGTCTCAGCCGCCTGCCGCGCATTGATCGCGACATCCTGCGTCTTGCGGTGGTGGATTTCACCAGCCTGAAGACGCCCTCCGCTGTCGCCTGTAACGAGGCTGTCGAACTGGCCAACCGCTACAGCGATGATCAAGGCCGTCGCATGATCAATGGCGTGCTACGTCGCCTGCAGGATGCGGCTGCCTCCCCCTCCGCAGGGGTCTGATTCTCGTCTACCAACCCGGCAGTTTCGATGGTTTTTGACTGGTTCCAGCGTCGTTCCGCTCAGCCCGAGGCTTCAGCACCGGAGAGCGATGCAGCTGGTTCCCAGCCTGCTGTTGACCCCATTCCAGATGCCCCTGCGGAGCCCACGCCAGAGCCCGACCCGGCCCCTGCTGCTCCTGCTCCAACGGAGCCCGTTCCTGTGGTGGCCCCAGAGACCAGTGCAGAGCCTGCATCAACACCCCCTGAAGCGGATCCTGTTGTTGACGATGACCCCTTGGAGTGGGCGCGGCAGGCCTACGCCCGCCTGAAGGCCCAGCAAGCTGCCCAGATGGCAGCTCCCCCAGAGGAGGTTGCCGAGCCACCAGCAGCTGCAGCTCCAGCTCCGGCACCAGAATCGTTGGCCACCCCGGCTGTTGAGACGCCCCCTCAAGTCGGCACTGCTGAGCCATCCCCAGCCGACTCCGCTCCAGCTCCTTCTCCCCCGCCCGCTGCAGAAGCACCCCCGGCTGCTGGTTTGTCTCTGCTTGAGCAGGCTGCTGCCCAGCGTCAGGAACGGCAGCAGGAATTGGATGCCCGGGCGATCGAGGCGCCTCCTGCGGCGCCGTCGCCTTCCCCAACTGCAGCTCCGCAGTCCACGACCGGTGCAGATGTTGACCAGCCCCAACTCGGTGAGTTTGACGACACCTTCACCTGGTCGGCTGAGGTGCTGGCAGCCCAGGGACGCCGTGTGGATCAGGTCTCCCTTGAGGAGATCGATTGGCTGTCCCGGTTGCGTCAAGGCCTTGAAAAAACCCGTCAGGGCTTTGTCACCGGCCTACTCGACAACTTGGGTGATGACCCCCTCACTCCGGAGGTGGTGGATGACCTCGAAGCGCTGTTGCTGCGAGCCGATGCAGGTGTTGTCGCCACTGATCAGGTGATGGAGGCCCTGCGCCAGCGCCTCAATGAAGAGGTGGTCGATCCCAGCGAAGGCATCCGTTTTCTCAAAGAGCAGCTGCGCAACCTGCTGGAGCAGCCCATTCAGGCCAGCGGGGTTGAGTTGCTGGCTCCCGAACGGGACCGCCTGAACATCTGGTTGATGGTGGGGGTGAATGGGGTTGGCAAGACCACAACCCTTGGCAAGCTCGCCAACCTGGCGGTGCGCAGCGGTTACAGCGCGATGATTGCCGCCGCTGACACCTTCCGTGCCGCAGCCGTGCAGCAAGTGGAGGTTTGGGGTGAGCGAAGTGATGTGCCTGTGGTGGCCAATCCCACAGCCAATGCCGATCCTGCTGCGGTGGTGTTTGACGCCATCGGTGCCGCTCGCTCCAAGGGGACTGATCTGCTGCTGGTGGATACCGCGGGTCGCCTGCAGACCAAGCACAACCTGATGGAGGAGCTGCAGAAGATTCGTCGCATCGTTGATCGTCTGGCCCCTGAGTCGAAGGTGGAGTCGTTGCTGGTTCTTGATGCCAGCCAGGGTCAGAACGGCCTGAAGCAGGCGATGGCCTTTGCCAAGGCTGCGGATCTCACCGGTGTGGTGATCACCAAGTTGGATGGCACAGCCCGTGGTGGTGTCGCCCTTGCTGTGTCATCGGAAGCGGGGCTGCCGATTCGGTTCATCGGTGCTGGCGAGGGAATCCGCGACCTGCGCCCCTTCAACAGCTTTGAGTTCGTTGAAGCCCTGCTTGCTGGGCGTTGACCTGCTTCAAGGCTCAAGACTGAGCTGTTGGTTGCAGACAGCCGGCATCCGTCACCGTCGCTAGCGTTAGCTCACTGCCATGGTCGGCCGTGAGCAGCAAGCCAACCCGACGCCATTCCTCGCCGCATCAACGCCATGCGGCGGCCCAGCCGATGACGGCAACAGCGTCGCTGCGGCAGCTGTTCGACAGTTTTGCTCGCGAACAGCGCTCCAGTCAGGAGTTGTTGGCTTCTCTGGCCTTTGCGCTGCGCAGTTTCACCAACCTGCACCGCTTCCTGGAGTTGGTGCCCGTCGTGGCCTCCCGTTTGGTGGGCGTCGATGGTGCGTTGCTGGTGCCCTTCACCGCTGAGGGGCGGATCTGGCGGGAACAGCTGCAGATGCTCCCGGAGCAACGATCCACCGAGTTGCTGCGTCAGATCGCCTCCTTTGATCCAGGGATGGTGGAAGGGTTTGGTGCTGATGATCGCCAGCTCCAGGCCCTGGATCATCTGGTCCAGCGTCACCTCGGCCGGGCAGGGTTGTTTGCCACCTCGTTGGTGGCGCGGGGGCGGCAGCGCGGTCGTCTCTATGTGTTCAGCAGTGCGGGTCCGCTGGCCTGGAGTGATGTGCACCGCCGCCATGTGCAATTGGTGGCGGATCTCACCGGGGTGGCGGTGGAGCATGACCTGATGCTCCAGGAGGCGCGCCGCCATGAGCGGGTGGATCGCCAGCTCAGCATTGGCGCTGAGATTCAGGCTCAGCTGTTGCCGGATCACTGCCCTGTGATCGAAGGGGTGGAGCTTGCCGCCCGTTGCCGCCCCGCGTTCCAGGTGGGGGGTGATTACTACGACTTCATTCCGACCCGCCCCGACCTGATGGGCCGCCGCCGTGAGCGGGGGCGTTGGGCCCTGGTGATGGGTGATGTGATGGGCAAGGGTGTGCCCGCAGGACTGTTGATGACCATGTTGCGCGGCATGCTGCGCGCTGAGGTGCTCAGCGGTCTGCCGCCAGATCGCATTCTTCACGATCTCAATCAACTAGCCCAGGAGGACCTGGCGCAGTCTCACCGCTTTGTCACGCTCTTTTATTCCGACTACGACCCGCGCACCCGACGGCTTCGCTATGCCAACGCGGCCCACAACCCACCGTTGATCTGGCGTGCCCAGCAGCGCAGCATCGGTCGTTTGGATGCTCCCGGATTATTGATCGGTCTCCAGCCAGAGGCTGAATACGGCTTCGGGGAGGTGGTGCTCGAGCCCGGCGATGTGCTGCTCTATTACACCGACGGTGTCACCGAGGCACCGGGGATCACCGGCGATCGTTTTGATGAAGAGCGTTTGATTCGCAGCCTCGAGGCTGCTTGCCGGTCTGGTACTGGATCCCAGGGAATTCTTGATCAGTTGTTCACCCGCTTGGATCGCTTCGTGGGGATGGATCGTCAGCTGGAAGATGACGCCTCCATGGTGGTGTTGAAGGTGCCCGACGAGGTGATGCTCCCCTCCGTTCCCCGCCTCCATGGCCTGACAAGCTGAGGGGACGCTGCGCTGAGAAGAGGGTATGGCTGGGGGAGTGACGGGCGGAGGCTCCGCCACCTGGAGCGATCGCTTTGATCAGGGCCTCCACCCTGCGATCGAGCGATTCAATGCTTCGATCGGCTTCGACATCACCCTGCTACAGGAGGATCTCGACGGCTCCATTGCCCATGCCCGCATGCTGGCGGACTGTGGTGTGATCACGGCTGAGGAAGCCACCCAACTGTGTGGGGGCCTGGAGACGATCCGCAGTGAAGCGGAGGATGGAAGCTTTCAGCCCGGTCTGGCGGATGAAGACGTTCACTTCGCGGTGGAGCGCCGGCTGATCGCCCTGCTGGGTCCGGTGGGCAAGAAGCTGCACACCGGTCGCAGCCGTAACGATCAGGTGGGCACTGATCTGCGCCTGTGGCTGCGTCGTCGTCTCGATGAGCTGGATGCACGGGTGCTGCGTTTTCAGCGGGCGCTCCTTAGCCAGGCTCTGGCTCAGCGCACCACCCTGATTCCGGGTTACACCCATCTCCAGCGCGCCCAGCCTGTCTGCCTTGCTCACCACCTCCTGGCCTATGTGGAGATGCTCGAGCGGGATCGGCAGCGACTCCGTGATGTGCGCGGCCGGGTGAATATCTCACCGCTGGGAGCCGCTGCACTCGCCGGGACTCCGGTGCCGATCAATCGGCGCACCACGGCCGCGGCCCTCGGCTTTGACGGGATTTATGCCAACAGCCTTGATGCGGTCAGTGATCGCGATTTTGCGGTGGAGTTTGCGGCAGCGGCATCCCTGGTGATGGTGCATCTCAGCCGCTTGGCGGAAGAAGTGATTTTCTGGGCGAGTGAGGAATGTGGCTTTGTGAGGCTCAGTGACCGCTGTGCCACCGGCAGCAGCCTGATGCCTCAG contains these protein-coding regions:
- a CDS encoding PP2C family protein-serine/threonine phosphatase, producing MSSKPTRRHSSPHQRHAAAQPMTATASLRQLFDSFAREQRSSQELLASLAFALRSFTNLHRFLELVPVVASRLVGVDGALLVPFTAEGRIWREQLQMLPEQRSTELLRQIASFDPGMVEGFGADDRQLQALDHLVQRHLGRAGLFATSLVARGRQRGRLYVFSSAGPLAWSDVHRRHVQLVADLTGVAVEHDLMLQEARRHERVDRQLSIGAEIQAQLLPDHCPVIEGVELAARCRPAFQVGGDYYDFIPTRPDLMGRRRERGRWALVMGDVMGKGVPAGLLMTMLRGMLRAEVLSGLPPDRILHDLNQLAQEDLAQSHRFVTLFYSDYDPRTRRLRYANAAHNPPLIWRAQQRSIGRLDAPGLLIGLQPEAEYGFGEVVLEPGDVLLYYTDGVTEAPGITGDRFDEERLIRSLEAACRSGTGSQGILDQLFTRLDRFVGMDRQLEDDASMVVLKVPDEVMLPSVPRLHGLTS
- the ftsY gene encoding signal recognition particle-docking protein FtsY; translated protein: MVFDWFQRRSAQPEASAPESDAAGSQPAVDPIPDAPAEPTPEPDPAPAAPAPTEPVPVVAPETSAEPASTPPEADPVVDDDPLEWARQAYARLKAQQAAQMAAPPEEVAEPPAAAAPAPAPESLATPAVETPPQVGTAEPSPADSAPAPSPPPAAEAPPAAGLSLLEQAAAQRQERQQELDARAIEAPPAAPSPSPTAAPQSTTGADVDQPQLGEFDDTFTWSAEVLAAQGRRVDQVSLEEIDWLSRLRQGLEKTRQGFVTGLLDNLGDDPLTPEVVDDLEALLLRADAGVVATDQVMEALRQRLNEEVVDPSEGIRFLKEQLRNLLEQPIQASGVELLAPERDRLNIWLMVGVNGVGKTTTLGKLANLAVRSGYSAMIAAADTFRAAAVQQVEVWGERSDVPVVANPTANADPAAVVFDAIGAARSKGTDLLLVDTAGRLQTKHNLMEELQKIRRIVDRLAPESKVESLLVLDASQGQNGLKQAMAFAKAADLTGVVITKLDGTARGGVALAVSSEAGLPIRFIGAGEGIRDLRPFNSFEFVEALLAGR
- the argH gene encoding argininosuccinate lyase; amino-acid sequence: MAGGVTGGGSATWSDRFDQGLHPAIERFNASIGFDITLLQEDLDGSIAHARMLADCGVITAEEATQLCGGLETIRSEAEDGSFQPGLADEDVHFAVERRLIALLGPVGKKLHTGRSRNDQVGTDLRLWLRRRLDELDARVLRFQRALLSQALAQRTTLIPGYTHLQRAQPVCLAHHLLAYVEMLERDRQRLRDVRGRVNISPLGAAALAGTPVPINRRTTAAALGFDGIYANSLDAVSDRDFAVEFAAAASLVMVHLSRLAEEVIFWASEECGFVRLSDRCATGSSLMPQKKNPDVPELVRGKCGRVFGHLQGLLTMIKGLPLAYNKDFQEDKEALFDAVSTTADCLEAMAILMEEGVEFRPERLERAVASDFSNATDVADYLVARGVPFREAYQMVGAVVKRCLQDGVLLLDLTLEQWKTFHPAFEADLFEALQPRQVVAARVSEGGTGFVRVDEQLALWEQRLA